The following are encoded together in the Osmia lignaria lignaria isolate PbOS001 chromosome 6, iyOsmLign1, whole genome shotgun sequence genome:
- the Dic1 gene encoding dicarboxylate carrier 1: MEDKTKKLSHWYFGGLASAGAACITHPLDLLKVHLQTQQEGKISIVRLTTSIVQNQGILALYNGLSASLLRQLTYSTTRFGAYEVGKQTFETPGHPLLFYEKLLLAGFSGAVGGVLGTPADMINVRMQNDIKLSPELRRNYKHALDGIVCVVRQEGVGQLFSGCSTATLRAALMTIGQLSFYDQVKITLIESGYFQDNPVTHVISSVAAGAVATTLTQPLDVLKTRAMNAKPGEFKSLMDLFLYTAKLGPLAFFKGYVPAFIRLAPHTIFTFVFLEQLRANFGFYPTTVK, from the exons atggaAGATAAGACAAAAAAGTTATCACACTGGTATTTTGGTGGACTTGCTTCTGCAGGTGCTGCTTGTATAACCCATCCCTTAGACTTGTTGaag GTTCATTTACAAACGCAACAAGAAGGTAAAATATCTATAGTACGATTAACAACTTCTATAGTACAAAATCAAGGAATCTTAGCTTTATATAATGGCCTTAGTGCTTCATTACTTCGCCAACTTACGTACTCTACAACAAGATTTGGAGCATATgaa GTGGGTAAACAAACTTTTGAGACACCTGGACatccattattattttatgaaaaattattactagCGGGATTTTCTGGTGCAGTTGGCGGAGTTCTTGGAACACCAGCAGATATGATTAATGTACGCATGCAGAATGATATAAAACTTTCACCTGAACTTAGAAGGAA TTATAAGCATGCTTTGGATGGAATAGTATGTGTAGTTCGACAAGAAGGTGTAGGTCAGTTATTTAGTGGATGTTCTACAGCGACATTAAGAGCAGCATTAATGACTATTGGACAACTAAGCTTTTATGATCAAGTTAAAATTACATTGATAGAAAGTGGTTATTTTCAAGATAATCCTGTAACTCATGTAATATCAAGTGTAGCTGCA GGTGCGGTAGCTACAACTCTTACACAACCATTAGATGTTTTAAAGACACGAGCAATGAATGCTAAACCTGGAGAATttaag agcTTAATGGATCTATTTTTATATACTGCTAAACTTGGGCCATTAGCTTTCTTTAAG GGGTATGTACCTGCATTTATCAGATTGGCTCCACATACCATTTTTACTTTTGTCTTTCTGGAACAATTGAGAGCTAATTTTGGATTCTATCCTACTACTGTAAAATGA
- the LOC117601299 gene encoding BRISC and BRCA1-A complex member 2 — MLSQQYPIFTDIESHIKPLLIDVLSTDKIGVCHESIQLDSVSSSCGKVEGDRFRLLIPYARQNLTWNVFFDSQYPEMGPDFIFNDNSFLADTDIDTLSVKVPSLTEWNPSDKHALLNVLIELLSCYKQHQMQLLQKQDKLQLECNMLMTSTEVKSEDVEMILLPFGSKPTEARFVISLSVDVSQLEARTYKSESDTAMLLIIFSGTDWNRIIVQIFFSKSLEEALGGPRALNLPPLPPDKFLIDYVPEVKKCITDKINSINQSLIKRREYISTMLALQNYSSVEYDSVKFSYISMMLVDHEDFHVIVKIELCAGFPNEKPIILLMSIYHMEGPHTVYREFLENFPFKAHWNSVFMVKKLLPHINCAIKSFKQNTIKNYCS, encoded by the exons atgtTAAGTCAACAATATCCAATTTTTACTGACATTGAATCTCATATTAAGCCACTTTTAATAGATGTTCTGTCAACTGATAAAATTG GAGTATGCCATGAATCAATTCAATTAGATTCTGTTTCATCTAGCTGTGGCAAAGTGGAAGGAGATCGTTTTAGATTACTTATTCCTTATGCCAGACAGAATTTAACTTGGAATGTATTTTTTGACTCACAGTATCCTGAAATGGGTCCTGACTTCATATTTAATGATAATTCCTTCTTAGCAGATACAGATATTGATACTTTGTCTGTTAAGGTACCTAGCCTTACCGAATGGAATCCTAGTGATAAACATGCTTTATTGAATGTTCTTATTGAACTTTTATCATGTTATAAGCAACATCAG ATGCAGTTACTTCAGAAACAAGACAAATTACAACTTGAATGTAATATGCTAATGACATCAACAGAAGTAAAGTCAGAAGATGTTGAAATGATATTACTACCATTTGGTTCAAAACCTACAGAGGCTAGATTTGTAATAAGTTTATCTGTGGATGTATCACAGTTAGAAGCTCGTACTTATAAGTCAGAAAGTGATACAGCAATGCTTCTTATAATATTTTCTGGGACAGATTGGAATCGTATTATAGTACAAATCTTTTTCTCAAAATCTTTGGAAGAAGCTCTTGGTGGACCAAGAGCATTAAACTTACCACCATTACCACCAGATAAATTTTTGATAGATTATGTACCAGaagtaaaaaaatgtataacagACAAG ataaattcaataaatcaaagtttaataaaaagaagagaataTATATCAACTATGTTAGCACTACAGAATTATTCTTCTGTAGAATATGATTCTGTAAAGTTTAGTTATATATCGATGATGTTAGTTGATCATGAAGACTTTCATGTTATAGTAAAGATAGAACTTTGTGCAGGATTTCCTAATGAAAAACCTATAATTTTACTTATGTCAATATACCATATGGAAGGACCTCACACTGTATATAgagaatttcttgaaaattttccatttaaagCACATTGGAATTCAGTTTTTATGGTCAAAAAATTACTTCCACATATTAATTGTGCTATTAAGTCATTTAAACAGAATacgattaaaaattattgttcaTAA
- the LOC117601277 gene encoding uncharacterized protein LOC117601277 encodes MPNTTGGSKWRPMALNNSKHAHVSKYAFEHMEIPFPTYSSACDRTTSPTKINIIVSNIPLINARIMNLTFLSLGATMNLLIVLVILSKSSMRTSWHLYIVSMACSNMLILMEPLEEVLKWLFDVKMKLNMDYVCLINFDVSIITIAILKFMLYINIFQRQTPFGYVLVKRYTTVKAIFLVWVSCTMSIAIGLHIYDFFEGDMADMYVWSTFMFSVLPLIIFVVLDSLIIYELMILKAIEGSWRSNQLRHYYMLVIIGIVFFLIRAPYRIARAINFIEPKALCCTDGKREVLYFMAKTFPIIFAVIYISLSTEFRKSLQEILRCQCQPSNETHVDIIV; translated from the exons ATGCCAAACACCACTGGAGGCTCAAAGTGGCGCCCAATGGCCCTCAATAACTCGAAACATGCCCACGTTTCAAAATACGCCTTTGAACACATGGAAATACCTTTTCCAACGTATTCCTCTGCTTGTGACAGGACGACCAGTCCCACGAAGATCAACATCATCGTCTCAAATATCCCACTGATAAACGCTCGGATCATGAATCTAACGTTTCTTTCACTTGGAGCAACCATGAATCTCTTGATCGTCCTAGTGATCCTCTCGAAATCATCCATGAGGACGTCGTGGCACCTGTACATCGTCAGTATGGCCTGTTCCAACATGCTGATCCTGATGGAGCCTCTCGAAGAAGTACTCAAATGGTTGTTCGATGTAAAAATGAAGCTAAATATGGACTACGTCTGCTTGATCAACTTCGACGTATCGATAATAACAATAGCAATTTTGAAGTTCATGCTctatataaacatttttcagCGTCAGACACCTTTTGGGTATGTACTTGTGAAACGGTACACCACCGTAAAAGCGATCTTTTTAGTTTGGGTCTCGTGCACCATGTCCATTGCTATTGGATTGCATATATACGATTTCTTCGAGGGGGACATGGCTGATATGTACGTTTGGAGCACGTTTATGTTCTCCGTTCTACCGCTTATTATATTCGTCGTTCTGGATTCACTGATCATTTACGAGCTGATGATACTGAAGGCTATCGAAGGATCATGGCGATCGAATCAGTTGAGACATTATTATATGTTGG TGATCATAGGGATCGTGTTTTTCCTGATTCGAGCACCATATCGAATCGCAAGGGCGATCAATTTCATTGAACCCAAAGCGTTATGTTGCACAGACGGCAAAAGGGAAGTGCTCTATTTCATGGCCAAGACGTTCCCGATTATTTTTGCAGTCATTTACATCTCATTGTCTACTGAATTTCGGAAATCTCTTCAG GAGATTCTAAGATGCCAGTGTCAACCTTCTAACGAAACGCATGTTGATATAATTGTTTAA
- the Naxe gene encoding NAD(P)HX epimerase produces MVKYLNQQESINIDKDLFEKYKFSVDQLMELAGQSCAIAIARTYPLFKNSAQKILVCCGPGNNGGDGLVCARHLKQFGYSPEIYYPKRTSSTLYENLLHQCIENDISVVENNIEDFAANQMHHFALIVDALFGFSFKPPVRETFIPIIDLLEKTSIPICSIDIPSGWNVENGPPTEGGIKPEMLVSLTAPKLCAKKFEGKYHYLGGRFVPKKLEKEYNLNLPEYPNTDLIVPLS; encoded by the coding sequence ATGGTGAAATACCTGAATCAACAAGAAAGCATTAATATAGATAAAGATTTATTTGAAAAGTATAAATTCAGTGTGGATCAGTTGATGGAACTTGCTGGACAGAGCTGTGCTATTGCTATTGCTCGAACTTAcccattatttaaaaattctgcaCAAAAGATTTTAGTTTGCTGTGGACCAGGAAATAATGGAGGTGATGGATTAGTTTGTGCTAGACATTTGAAACAATTTGGATACTCTCCAGAAATTTATTATCCTAAAAGAACAAGCAGTACTTTGTATGAAAATCTATTACATCAATGCATTGAAAATGACATTTCTGTGgtagaaaataatatagaagaTTTTGCAGCAAATCAAATGCATCACTTTGCTCTTATAGTGGATGCATTATTTGGATTTAGTTTTAAACCACCTGTCAGAGAAACATTTATTCCAATTATTGATTTACTAGAAAAAACAAGTATTCCAATTTGTAGTATAGATATACCCTCTGGTTGGAATGTTGAAAATGGTCCACCCACAGAAGGTGGTATAAAACCAGAAATGCTGGTATCATTAACAGCACCAAAATTATGTGCTAAAAAATTTGAAGGTAAATACCATTACTTAGGTGGCAGATTTGTgccaaaaaaattagaaaaagaatatAATCTTAATCTACCTGAATATCCAAACACAGATTTAATTGTTCCCTTATCTTAA
- the LOC117601297 gene encoding transducin beta-like protein 3, producing the protein MSNVILKEAFEVESKHGAFYTGGNVQWSKDGQHIFCQKNGVVSIVSVNKGIVLYYLGERNDVEEEDTINTFTASDNDLNIITHHKSGLFKLWNWKDNKLMKLWKSIHKGPVACIAHLSEKNLIASGGSDGAVRLWDLEHYACIHNLRGVQGVVSVLIFHPNTEKDLIFAAGDDAKIHGWNIKSGIEKITLSGHFSKVTSLSFLKDEDYLVSSGRDKVLILWDISSGSSIRILPVYEEIEDTFIIPKNAQSAVLCNKDESGVYVAGAGEKGIVKIWEMRSGKEVYTQKNSIVSAAKEEGNFAIIHLLYNESSNSFAVITVDHNIIIHSFETFAHVKQLIGYSDEILDIVYFGNNGSHIAVATNSCDIKLYNVSTMDCELLCGHTDIVLSLAVTSANVNLLISSAKDNSIRVWCMDKETTKVSCVASSVRHTAPIGSVAISQTSSKFFASVSQDSCLKLWNLSENTEQKDTYILNVIHTALAHEKDINCVTISPNDKLIATGSQDKTAKLWSADNLQLLGVFRGHKRGVWCVRFSPIDQVLLTTSADCTVKLWSLTELHCLKTLEGHESSVLKAEFLSRGMQLITASGDGLLKLWNIKTSECICTLEQHESRVWALAVTKDEKHVISGGSDSLLVIWKDVTDERRMKKAMEIEQLALEEQKLANLLKASKLTSALNLALKLDRPFKVLKIVENILKQDASQLEQTIRELKPIYKEELLKCAVTWNANSKNCQIAQQFDVHMMLQFRYLDKRLKFSHIVPNLSQIHGGQFAHDLIWTPNVYVSNEPSSAIMGNGVKDILISISPAGMVILNTRLQATLNCGLRLEKFPFDVQECPLIFESWTHNVLDMVLYWDDEPIVLADELHLTEYKLVDKWVNMTETFYTTSQQHYGHFAGNFSSLTITFKLAREMGFFMMDYYIPSILIVVISWVSFWLHMDASPPRIVLGTNTILTFMTLASKVENSLPKVSYIKASEIWFLGCTIFLFAAMVEFAFVNTIYRRKKNVPLKKVNSKYILKSTLTPKLARKQFQKNTTGLERSRSWSSLENTTISDQDYSSQNYLTVHSFPSNLNIPSVKIEEDKDQECSRKSIATISSTPLPKPFPRRATLAHLHNFTTMTPQEIAQWIDRRSRIVFPVAFIIFNILYWSFIWI; encoded by the exons atgaGTAACGTTATTTTAAAAGAGGC atTTGAAGTTGAATCCAAGCATGGTGCATTTTATACAGGAGGAAATGTTCAg tgGAGCAAAGATGGTCAACATATATTTTGTCAGAAGAATGGTGTAGTTTCTATAGTATCAGTGAACAAAGGCATAGTACTTTATTATTTGGGAGAAAGAAATGATGTTGAAGAGGAAGATACGATTAATACGTTCACAGCAAGTGATAATGATTTGAATATTATTACACACCACAAAAGTGGTCTATTCAAATTATGGAATTGGAAAG ataataaattaatgaaattatggaAGTCTATTCACAAAGGTCCAGTAGCTTGCATTGCACACTTGAGCGAAAAGAATTTAATAGCTTCTGGAGGTAGTGATGGTGCTGTGAGATTATGGGACTTGGAGCATTACGCTTGCATTCACAACCTGAGAGGAGTACAAGGAGTTGTTAG TGTGTTAATTTTCCATCCAAATACTGAAAAAGACCTTATCTTTGCTGCTGGCGATGATGCTAAAATTCATGGATGGAACATTAAATCTGGTATAGAAAAAATTACCCTCTCTGGACACTTTAGTAAAGTTACATCTTTATCTTTTCTTAAAGATGAGGATTATCTAGTTAG TTCAGGAAGAGATAAAGTATTAATTCTATGGGATATTTCTTCTGGATCATCAATACGTATTTTACCAGTTTATGAGGAAATAGAAGATACATTTATCATTCCTAAAAATGCACAGTCGGCGGTTTTATGTAATAAGGATGAAAGTGGTGTTTATGTTGCTGGTGCAGGAGAAAAAG GTATTGTCAAAATTTGGGAAATGAGAAGTGGTAAAGAAGTATATACCCAGAAAAATTCTATTGTGTCAGCAGCAAAAGAAGAAGGGAACTTTGCAATTATACATTTGCTTTATAACGAAAGTAGCAACAGTTTTGCTGTAATTACCGTAGACCACAACataattattcattcattcGAAACATTTGCGCATGTAAAACAG TTAATAGGTTACAGCGATGAAATTTTGGATATTGTATATTTCGGAAATAATGGAAGTCACATAGCAGTTGCTACCAATAGTtgtgatataaaattatataatgtatCAACTATGGATTGTGAACTATTATGTGGGCATACAGATATTGTTTTATCTCTTGCTGTAACATCTGCTAATGTCAATCTACTTATATCATCAGCAAAG GATAATAGCATTCGCGTATGGTGTATGGATAAAGAAACAACAAAAGTATCTTGTGTTGCATCTTCTGTTCGGCATACTGCTCCAATTGGTTCTGTTGCTATTTCTCAAACATCGTCTAAATTCTTTGCTTCAGTCAGTCAAGATTCTTGTCTTAAATTATGGAATTTATCGGAAAATACTGAGCAAAAGG ACACGTACATTTTAAATGTAATTCATACAGCATTGGCTCATGAAAAAGACATTAATTGTGTAACCATATCGCcaaatgataaattaattgcTACTGGATCACAAGATAAAACAGCTAAA CTGTGGTCAGCAGATAATTTGCAGTTGCTTGGAGTATTTCGTGGACATAAGAGAGGTGTATGGTGTGTTCGATTTTCGCCCATAGACCAAGTACTTTTAACAACATCAGCAGATTGTACAGTGAAACTTTGGTCATTGACAGAACTTCACtgtttaaaa ACACTCGAAGGTCATGAATCGTCCGTATTAAAAGCAGAATTTTTGAGCCGTGGAATGCAATTAATTACAGCAAGCGGGGATGGTCTGCTAAAACTTTGGAACATTAAAACATCAGAGTGTATATGTACTCTGGAACAACATGAAAGTCGTGTATGGGCACTTGCCG TTACTAAAGATGAGAAACATGTAATTAGTGGTGGAAGCGATTCATTATTAGTTATTTGGAAAGATGTAACCGATGAAAGGAGAATGAAGAAAGCAATGGAAATTGAGCAACTTGCATTGGAAGAACAAAAATTAGCAAATTTACTTAAAGCAAGTAAATTGACGTCTGCTTTAAACTTAGCTTTAAAATTGGATCGTCCTTTCAAAGTCctaaaaattgtagaaa ATATTTTAAAGCAAGATGCTTCTCAACTTGAACAAACGATTCGTGAATTGAAACCTATTTACAAAGAAGAATTACTGAAGTGTGCTGTGACGTGGAATGCCAACAGTAAAAATTGCCAAATAGCTCAG CAGTTTGATGTGCACATGATGTTACAATTTAGGTATTTGGATAAAAGGTTAAAATTTTCACATATTGTTCCAAACTTAAGTCAGATACACGGCGGACAATTTGCACATGACTTAATTTGGACGCCTAATGTATATGTTTCCAATGAACCCAGTTCAGCTATAATGGGAAATGGTGTTAAAGACATACTTATTTCTATAAGTCCAGCTGGCATGGTTATATTAAATACTAG GTTGCAAGCAACTCTTAACTGTGGGCTTCGTTTGGAGAAGTTTCCATTTGATGTACAAGAATGTCCACTTATTTTTGAAAGCT GGACACACAATGTGCTTGACATGGTATTGTATTGGGATGACGAGCCAATTGTACTTGCAGATGAATTACATTTAACTGAATACAAGCTTGTGGACAAATGGGTTAATATGACAGAAACATTTTATACTACATCGCAACAACATTATGGTCATTTTG CTGGAAATTTCAGTTCTCTTACTATAACGTTTAAATTAGCACGTGAAATGGGATTCTTTATGATGGACTATTACATACCATCTATATTAATCGTGGTGATTTCTTGGGTTTCTTTCTGGTTGCATATGGATGCAAGTCCGCCACGAATAGTATtag GAACAAACACTATTTTGACGTTTATGACTCTTGCATCAAAAGTCGAAAATTCCTTACCAAAAGTTTCTTACATAAAAGCCAGTGAAATATGGTTTCTAGGTTGTACTATATTTTTGTTTGCAGCAATGGTAGAATTTGCCTTTGTTAATACAATTTATCGACGAAA GAAAAATGTGCCATTAAAAAAAGTTAATAGTAAATACATATTAAAATCAACATTAACGCCAAAACTAGCACGGAaacaatttcagaaaaatacTACAGGACTAGAAAGATCTCGTTCTTGGTCATCGCTTGAAAACACAACTATTAGTGACCAAGATTATTCAAGTCAAAATTATCTCACCGTACAT AGTTTTCCAAGTAATCTCAATATTCCATCTGTAAAAATTGAGGAGGACAAAGACCAAGAATGTTCAAGAAAAAGTATTGCGACTATTAGCAGTACACCGCTACCAAAACCATTCCCGCGAAGAGCAACCCTTGCccatttacataattttacaACAATGACGCCGCAAGAGATTGCTCAGTGGATCGATAGACGCAGTAGAATTGTATTTCCTGTAGCTTTCATCATATTTAACATCCTTTATTGGTCTTTTATTTggatataa